In Styela clava chromosome 6, kaStyClav1.hap1.2, whole genome shotgun sequence, the genomic window gttgaatttattttaaaacattgacATACAAACAATCACtttcatacaaaatattggcGATTGGCACTGTCGATATAAGATCAGGCTTGCTGAACTGGGAAAGATTTATAATCGATTGTAATACCAGACTCCGTGTTGGAATAAAACTTTGCTCCGGATTTTGATTCCGATCTCGTGTTGTAGTAAATAATTTTGACTACAAAAACAGCTCcaaaaaatctaattttaacaataaaaacTTGGCGGATGCTCtgttttaataattattcagAACGCTCAGCAAACTCAATGATTTATCTTGAGTTTTCGTGCAAAATTTCAAGTTCTTTTATCTTCAATGAAAATTGCAATTTCTACTTCGATTCCTGTGAATTCACGATTTTTACTCTCGACTCGGTGGAGTACGATTTCGGCTCCGACTATACTAAAAACGATCTCAAAACCCGAGTCAACAGTCCCTTTATGAATTGaaaactgctaaaacgctatGGAAACCGTCGCAAGTTGGCGCACCGAGATAAACAACATCCTTAAAGATTAATCAGGTAATTTCCCAGTCTGGGTCAACTCATATATTAAAATACTTTACATGTATATTATCATTTGCGTCATGAATGGCAAAACCAAATACGTCATAATCGTTTAAATATGACCATATCGCCTTTGCTATTCTGgatttgtaattttattcagCTCTGAATTGAAATTGTGATGATTCAAAGACGGAAGTTGAATGGGAATATTTCAACCCTCACCACTGATGTATGGATGTATAGAGATACAAGTACGAAGACGCCAACATAGAAGAATAAAacctgaaataatttatatCTAATTTTTTGAAGAATGCTCCTTTGCAACTacgatcatttttttttgccaaataagaGACAATTACTGAGTTTCGTTATTGAAACTATCTGATTCTTTTGTCTATATGTTGAAGCATAATATCAATGGATAATTTCTCTTTCAAGTGCGGAGAGGAGATAAAACACGACATCCTACCCGCTTTCAatgtaattaaattaattagttTCTTATTTAGTCGTAAAACAACATAGACGCCTATATTTCGCCTCTGGCTATAGTAAACGCTTTGGGCGTACTATCTACACCTGATACACGAGAGAATTATAGCACGAAGATAAAGTAGTAACAGACTCAACGAATTCCGTCAGGCTCAATCTTTTGCCTCGGGAAATTGTGTAgcaaagttgtaacgcaggctGAGAGTGCTTTCTGACATATTGTCTTATGAGTATGAATCGCAGATCTTCAAATTAGAATTTCCAGAACTTACAGATGTTGACAATtgtattatttgtttaaaaCTCTCTATATAATATTGAGAAATAGCGCATATACTATAAATTAAGACAAAGAAAGTATAAAAATTCGAcatgattaaaaaaattacgtaatgcaAAAATTGAGACATAATAACATATAGATGCAAAGGTTCGTGCATAAAGTGTTGGACTTTATCTCtaatatcaaaattcaatgcTTGTAATAAATCAAATGTGAATGCTTCATTTTGTTACTAATCCGCTTCGAATCAGCTGAGAGACAATGTTGAGAAACCAGTATTCTAACTCATCACAGACACGTGATCATTGAGATAATGATACTCTGTAGTTTGATGTTCTCAAAGATTACTGCTGTTGTTACTCAGGCCGGTGCAAAATTGAGTTTAGTATATGTATAACTCACAATTTTGTATTTGGAGAGTGGAAAAATGCCAATCGATAAGTTTTAGTTTGTTTTCTGTGAAATGAATAAAGTAACGAAGGGAAAAAGATTATATTTCTGCAACCAGATTCTCAAAAAATAAACCAGAGCTGAGTTTCACTAACAACAATGAAAAAAGTacagaaatattaaaactacCGTACCAAAATATAATTGATATAATTCAAGTAAGCTTACACTTTTTTGGATAACTACAATTACTAATTTTCACACGTTTTACAGGACTTTTCAGGGTATTCGAATTATTAAATTTTCGCAAAAATGGCTCCCAATCCAAAAAGAGTTAATATAGGATTATTATTAAGCatgctaacaatttttattgcgGCAACAGTGGAACTCGTGTTTTGTCAAAACGTTGTTACAAATGATGGACTTGTATCAGAAAAATACGAAGCAAGACGAATGTATACAATCACGTTGTCAATTGATCCTTCGATTATACAAGTAAGTGTATTGTTACTTCGGAAATTTCCCTGATAGTTTTTCTACGAAAAATTGCGAGAGTAAAGTAAACACACTTGAAATTTAGTAAAcaatgaaactaattaaaaatataagtttttgCTAACAATCGCTGAAGCGATGTGACATGGGACATACGGAAGAAACATCTGTGAGGCTATATGTcaagaaaaagtgaaaaaatttaatGGTACATTGATACTTCGAATAGGTTTCTAAGGCATGTATTGTTTtcacttaaaaaaaaaacacaatgaaCAATTCTATTACTACGGTTATATGTCTACAATATTGAATCATTTTGCAATAGGTATTTTCATTTTCCCATTTGTTGTTTTGGAGAAAGAAGATCTTTGTTatcattgattgattttatATACACAGATTATTGCTGATCCAAGATTCAGCAGTGAATACTACCCAATGTACGAAATGGTCTATATGTCAAAAAAACCAAGGAGTGAAATCAGGAGAATATCTGAACTGATGAACAAACTCACAGTACCAGAGGTAAATACATCCAGTGTTTCAAATTACTAATGTCTCCACCATAAAAGACAGAGATACAAAAATACTGAATAGTGGGAATTATAGTTTGAACCAAATTCGGTGGAAATCGTAGCGAtcagaatttaaattttgacttgGAAAAGATATGAAAAAGTTACAACAAAATATCCttgaaagaatatttttttactcaAGTTTTAAGAACTAATATGTTGTGAGCTAATCACAACTAATTTCAAGCGCGGAGGAAACAAATGTCAAAGTTACAATAATGTAATAGAATCAATGTTAAGATTTGAagcatttcatttttaaaacgtGTATGTAAATTTACGATTTCAGATCTGGCAATCGCAGACAGATATTGTAGCTGATCAAACAACGGTTGCAAATCCAAATAAGGTGGGAATACTCCCAGAAGGAACTGTAGAAAAGCAACCAGCTTATGTCTGGTGGGTTGCATCAGGATTTTACGAAGCAAAATCAGCATTTTCTTCTAATGTTGGAGGAATTTTTCTAATCAACTTGGCAACTGACAAATGGAGTAAGTTAATTgtgtattgaaaattttggagCACAATTCTTGTGTAAGTTAAAAATGATCAGAATAGTAGATTTACAGTAAATATATATTGCGAGAGTTTTACGTCACGTGCTTTCGGATCGGAGAAATCTATTTTACGATTAGGCCTTTAACTCCCAAGTTGTACTTATTTTCGGAGAAAAAGCGCACGGAGCAATCTTATAAAAAGGCTGCAACAAAATATCCGAATTATGACAATATTCATAATATAATACTGCTAAATTATAACCCTATCAGTTTGCatgataaaactatttgctTCCTGATAAAATGTCCGTTTCATAGTTTTATTGGAGCTGAAAGCTATCAACTTATTAAAAGCCGTAACAACTTTTTGAAGGAATAATTTGACTCTTCGTATACATAGACATGAAACCTTAGTTTTAGATATCATGTGTTTACTTTGCCATCGGCAATCTTGCGGAGAATCTTCATAAGcttttattcgaatattttggtGTACTTGTTGGGCTTGACAAATGGTTAGTATAATATGCAGTACGGAGCAGAGATACTGAAATCATTTAAATAAACTTGATGCTGTCCCAAGAGATTTGTCAGACGTGCTTTACACGgacaattcattttttatattaatcatTAAACTTTATTTTCAGGACCAATTCCTATTGTAAACAGAACAGGAAAGGGATTTTCTCACACAGAATGGATTGACATGGATATTGATGGATATGTTGATTGTGTTACTATCGAAGGAAGCAATAGCAGTAAGTACTAGTAGATGATacatatacattatattttcatatgaAGGGACGAAACAAGCATTGACTAATGAAACATCTTTAATATTTAACCTATAATTGCATTTGTATGGTGAAATTGCTGAGAAACTGCTCACGTCTGCTTTAAGTTAGAATAGGTCTttgaaaaattaagaatttaatattcattgtaaaaattttcaagaacattttttgaaaatttgtttttcaattcagGTACTATATATTTAGGTGTGATCTTTAAGCACAAGAGACTATATATATCTAGTACTTgttagattttaaaaatattaaatatatctgatttttttttttttcagtgaaCTCGCTGATTTGGTTGCAGCAACCAGCAAGTCAGTCACGATGGATTCAACACCGCATCAGTGGGCTCCAGGAAGATGTCGGTGGTACCGAATTTCGAGTAATGAAATTGCCTAGTTCAGAAACAGGAACGGTCACAAACGTATTCATCGTAGCTGGTCGTACTACTGGAAAATTGACGGCATATTGGGTCGAAGGTATTCACTtggaaacattttaaaaattatcttATTGGAAAGCACACCAAGCAGAGGTTACACCAAAAATGCAAGCGGTTGTCAACATCAAATATCTACAACTAATTTTATGGATGGTTAATGCATACAACAAGGCTATCAAGCACGTACTACTACTTTCATATAGAATGTGCAATAAATAAAGGCGTGCAAAACTCCTGATTATagaacaaaatttgttatttccTTATCTACATTGAAG contains:
- the LOC120331449 gene encoding uncharacterized protein LOC120331449 → MAPNPKRVNIGLLLSMLTIFIAATVELVFCQNVVTNDGLVSEKYEARRMYTITLSIDPSIIQIIADPRFSSEYYPMYEMVYMSKKPRSEIRRISELMNKLTVPEIWQSQTDIVADQTTVANPNKVGILPEGTVEKQPAYVWWVASGFYEAKSAFSSNVGGIFLINLATDKWRPIPIVNRTGKGFSHTEWIDMDIDGYVDCVTIEGSNSMNSLIWLQQPASQSRWIQHRISGLQEDVGGTEFRVMKLPSSETGTVTNVFIVAGRTTGKLTAYWVEDMNNDWSRERKKKSIVIATDGSYVGIEIVDLNMDGRPEILTSTSATAGKRGMVLAYEYPRDGFDKGGKWRKHILSQWQMAATSYTTTSPGPAFSFRIQSAVEGRTQAKPHILVSGQDDGKVYILSPETGSPYIWDYKREVIWSSDKRIGTPAIADVDGNGEVEIFIPSDFSINVMKYMKSSASRKTAPVHIMPVLAAIVNAIFNIITFGRS